Proteins co-encoded in one Quercus robur chromosome 8, dhQueRobu3.1, whole genome shotgun sequence genomic window:
- the LOC126697529 gene encoding actin-related protein 5 isoform X2 produces the protein MAELLFETYGVPSVAFGVDAAFSYKYNQQLGVCGKDGLALCPGFTTTHVIPFIDGEPVYKGSCRTNIGGYHITDYLKQLLSLKYPHHMARFTWEKVEDLKMEHCYIAQDYFSEVRLFQKGDKEAEDKTRCWQLPWIPPPTEEPPSEEEIARKAAIKERQGQRLREMAEAKRSSRINELENELHGLEFLLQQLEHVEEHNIPSFLSETGYVSKQEIESAVQKVTQSLRKAKGEPKGDQVEAEEKTDPATNERFPLINIPDNMLTPEQLKEKRRQLFLKTTSEGRQRAKQKRFESELERERKNQQDEEKRLENPELYLEQLRAKYKDLSEKVEQRKRLKTNGNHTNGNNFSGGVGRGERLNAAQRERMRLLTTAAFDRGKGEDTFGARDEDWQLYKLMSKDNDDDDEGPDQDEAEMARLSLRLQELDPTFVPKSEIVTSQPVEVPRLRPLTKEDFQILLGVERFRCPEILFRPNWIAVDQAGLDEMTGVSIRRLSPVGQEVEERLTNSIFITGGSCLFPGMSKRLVAGIRMIRPCGSLIRVVKASDPVLDAWRGAAAYATAPQFLTQTFSRTDYYEKGEDWLRRYQLRYTL, from the exons ATGGCAGAACTTCTTTTTGAGACTTATGGAGTTCCATCTGTAG CATTCGGTGTTGATGCTGCATTCAGCTATAAATATAATCAACAACTTGGGGTTTGTGGTAAAGATGGTCTTGCTTTATGCCCTGGATTTACCACAACTCATGTGATTCCG TTTATTGATGGGGAACCTGTTTATAAAGGAAGCTGCCGAACTAATATTGGTGGATACCATATCACTGATTATTTGAAGCAACTACTTTCACTTAAATACCCTCATCACAT GGCTAGGTTTACATGGGAGAAGGTCGAAGACCTGAAGATGGAGCATTGTTATATCGCACAAGATTATTTTTCAGAAGTTCGGCTATTTCAG AAAGGGGACAAGGAAGCAGAAGATAAAACCAGGTGTTGGCAGCTTCCATGGATTCCACCACCAACTGAGGAGCCTCCTTCAGAAGAAGAGATTGCAAGAAAGGCAGCCATAAAGGAGAGACAGGGTCAACGGTTGAGAGAAATGGCTGAGGCAAAGCGGTCATCTAGGATAAATGAACTGGAAAATGAATTGCATGGTTTGGAATTTCTGTTACAGCAGCTGGAACATGTGGAAGAGCATAATATTCCTTCTTTCCTATCAGAGACTGGATATGTCTCAAAGCAGGAGATAGAATCTGCTGTTCAGAAAGTCACACAATCTTTACGGAAAGCAAAAGGTGAACCAAAGGGTGACCAAGTTGAAGCTGAGGAGAAGACAGATCCTGCTACAAATGAAAGGTTTCCTCTTATAAATATTCCTGACAACATGCTGACACCAGAGCAG CTTAAGGAAAAAAGGAGGCAGTTGTTTCTTAAAACGACGTCTGAAGGCCGACAGCGAGCTAAACAGAAACGCTTTGAATCAGAATTAGAACGAGAAAGGAAAAATCAACAAGATGAAGAAAAACGCTT AGAGAACCCAGAGCTTTATTTAGAGCAGTTGCGTGCTAAATACAAAGATCTTTCTGAGAAAGTTGAGCAGCGAAAACGACTTAAGACAAATGGTAACCATACAAATGGAAATAATTTCTCTGGAGGTGTTGGTCGTGGTGAGAGATTGAATGCAGCCCAGAGGGAAAGGATGCGCCTCTTAACTACAGCAGCCTTTGATCGAGGGAAGGGTGAGGATACATTTGGTGCCAGGGATGAAGATTGGCAACTTTACAAACTGATGAGCaaagataatgatgatgatgatgagggaCCAGATCAGGATGAAGCAGAAATGGCTCGCCTCTCTTTGAGGCTCCAG GAACTAGACCCAACATTTGTTCCCAAGTCAGAAATAGTAACCTCTCAACCTGTTGAAGTACCTCGATTACGTCCTCTCACCAAGGAAGATTTCCAGATCCTTCTTGGGGTTGAAAGGTTCCGATGCCCTGAAATTTTATTTCGTCCCAACTGGATAGCTGTGGATCAGGCAGGGCTAGATGAGATGACTGGTGTCTCAATAAGGAGGTTGTCACCTGTGGGCCAAGAGGTGGAGGAGAGACTGACCAATTCAATATTCATCACTGGTGGGAGTTGTCTTTTCCCTGGTATGAGCAAACGCTTGGTAGCTGGAATCCGGATGATTCGGCCATGTGGGTCACTTATAAGGGTGGTCAAAGCATCGGATCCAGTACTTGATGCATGGCGTGGGGCTGCTGCTTATGCAACTGCTCCACAGTTTCTGACACAAACTTTCAGTAGAACAGATTATTATGAGAAGGGTGAAGATTGGCTTCGCAGATATCAATTGCGGTAtacattataa
- the LOC126697529 gene encoding actin-related protein 5 isoform X1, with protein MPFISKIERQSDYHLFPSTTPIVIDNGASYFRIGWAGETEPRVIFRNIVQRPRHKATGETVTIVGDHDPALLRYFDCTRSGPRSAFDSNVVYQFEIMEYILDFAFDRLGANGSQIDHPVLITECVCNPVQSRSKMAELLFETYGVPSVAFGVDAAFSYKYNQQLGVCGKDGLALCPGFTTTHVIPFIDGEPVYKGSCRTNIGGYHITDYLKQLLSLKYPHHMARFTWEKVEDLKMEHCYIAQDYFSEVRLFQKGDKEAEDKTRCWQLPWIPPPTEEPPSEEEIARKAAIKERQGQRLREMAEAKRSSRINELENELHGLEFLLQQLEHVEEHNIPSFLSETGYVSKQEIESAVQKVTQSLRKAKGEPKGDQVEAEEKTDPATNERFPLINIPDNMLTPEQLKEKRRQLFLKTTSEGRQRAKQKRFESELERERKNQQDEEKRLENPELYLEQLRAKYKDLSEKVEQRKRLKTNGNHTNGNNFSGGVGRGERLNAAQRERMRLLTTAAFDRGKGEDTFGARDEDWQLYKLMSKDNDDDDEGPDQDEAEMARLSLRLQELDPTFVPKSEIVTSQPVEVPRLRPLTKEDFQILLGVERFRCPEILFRPNWIAVDQAGLDEMTGVSIRRLSPVGQEVEERLTNSIFITGGSCLFPGMSKRLVAGIRMIRPCGSLIRVVKASDPVLDAWRGAAAYATAPQFLTQTFSRTDYYEKGEDWLRRYQLRYTL; from the exons atgcctttcATATCAAAAATTGAACGACAATCCGATTACCACCTCTTCCCTTCCACCACTCCAATCGTCATCGACAATGGCGCTTCCTATTTCCGCATCGG ATGGGCTGGAGAGACTGAGCCTCGTGTTATTTTCCGTAACATTGTTCAGAGGCCACGCCATAAAGCTACTG GTGAAACTGTTACTATAGTTGGTGACCATGATCCTGCACTTTTGAGATACTTTGATTGCACTCGATCTGGGCCTCGTTCGGCTTTTGATAGCAATGTTGTTTATCAATTTGAAATTATGGAATAT ATTCTTGACTTCGCCTTTGATCGATTGGGTGCAAATGGATCACAG ATTGATCACCCTGTCCTGATCACAGAATGTGTATGCAACCCTGTTCAGTCACGAAGTAAAATGGCAGAACTTCTTTTTGAGACTTATGGAGTTCCATCTGTAG CATTCGGTGTTGATGCTGCATTCAGCTATAAATATAATCAACAACTTGGGGTTTGTGGTAAAGATGGTCTTGCTTTATGCCCTGGATTTACCACAACTCATGTGATTCCG TTTATTGATGGGGAACCTGTTTATAAAGGAAGCTGCCGAACTAATATTGGTGGATACCATATCACTGATTATTTGAAGCAACTACTTTCACTTAAATACCCTCATCACAT GGCTAGGTTTACATGGGAGAAGGTCGAAGACCTGAAGATGGAGCATTGTTATATCGCACAAGATTATTTTTCAGAAGTTCGGCTATTTCAG AAAGGGGACAAGGAAGCAGAAGATAAAACCAGGTGTTGGCAGCTTCCATGGATTCCACCACCAACTGAGGAGCCTCCTTCAGAAGAAGAGATTGCAAGAAAGGCAGCCATAAAGGAGAGACAGGGTCAACGGTTGAGAGAAATGGCTGAGGCAAAGCGGTCATCTAGGATAAATGAACTGGAAAATGAATTGCATGGTTTGGAATTTCTGTTACAGCAGCTGGAACATGTGGAAGAGCATAATATTCCTTCTTTCCTATCAGAGACTGGATATGTCTCAAAGCAGGAGATAGAATCTGCTGTTCAGAAAGTCACACAATCTTTACGGAAAGCAAAAGGTGAACCAAAGGGTGACCAAGTTGAAGCTGAGGAGAAGACAGATCCTGCTACAAATGAAAGGTTTCCTCTTATAAATATTCCTGACAACATGCTGACACCAGAGCAG CTTAAGGAAAAAAGGAGGCAGTTGTTTCTTAAAACGACGTCTGAAGGCCGACAGCGAGCTAAACAGAAACGCTTTGAATCAGAATTAGAACGAGAAAGGAAAAATCAACAAGATGAAGAAAAACGCTT AGAGAACCCAGAGCTTTATTTAGAGCAGTTGCGTGCTAAATACAAAGATCTTTCTGAGAAAGTTGAGCAGCGAAAACGACTTAAGACAAATGGTAACCATACAAATGGAAATAATTTCTCTGGAGGTGTTGGTCGTGGTGAGAGATTGAATGCAGCCCAGAGGGAAAGGATGCGCCTCTTAACTACAGCAGCCTTTGATCGAGGGAAGGGTGAGGATACATTTGGTGCCAGGGATGAAGATTGGCAACTTTACAAACTGATGAGCaaagataatgatgatgatgatgagggaCCAGATCAGGATGAAGCAGAAATGGCTCGCCTCTCTTTGAGGCTCCAG GAACTAGACCCAACATTTGTTCCCAAGTCAGAAATAGTAACCTCTCAACCTGTTGAAGTACCTCGATTACGTCCTCTCACCAAGGAAGATTTCCAGATCCTTCTTGGGGTTGAAAGGTTCCGATGCCCTGAAATTTTATTTCGTCCCAACTGGATAGCTGTGGATCAGGCAGGGCTAGATGAGATGACTGGTGTCTCAATAAGGAGGTTGTCACCTGTGGGCCAAGAGGTGGAGGAGAGACTGACCAATTCAATATTCATCACTGGTGGGAGTTGTCTTTTCCCTGGTATGAGCAAACGCTTGGTAGCTGGAATCCGGATGATTCGGCCATGTGGGTCACTTATAAGGGTGGTCAAAGCATCGGATCCAGTACTTGATGCATGGCGTGGGGCTGCTGCTTATGCAACTGCTCCACAGTTTCTGACACAAACTTTCAGTAGAACAGATTATTATGAGAAGGGTGAAGATTGGCTTCGCAGATATCAATTGCGGTAtacattataa